In a single window of the Flavobacterium ammoniigenes genome:
- a CDS encoding Sec-independent protein translocase subunit TatA/TatB — MGRIGFTELLPIIFIVLLLFGGKKIPELMKGLGNGIKEFKNASKDTEIKTAPEEKN, encoded by the coding sequence ATGGGACGTATTGGATTTACAGAGCTATTGCCAATAATTTTTATAGTTTTATTATTATTTGGAGGTAAAAAAATACCTGAGCTAATGAAGGGGCTGGGTAACGGAATTAAAGAGTTTAAAAATGCCTCTAAGGACACAGAAATTAAAACTGCTCCTGAA
- a CDS encoding helix-turn-helix domain-containing protein: MNIVLNTIRLTRLEKKLSQEYVASKLNFTQSYYAKMENGEADISVRNLLLLLDILEIEPVDFFKEVKRKKKSQK; the protein is encoded by the coding sequence ATGAATATTGTCCTCAATACTATCCGATTAACTAGATTGGAGAAGAAACTATCTCAAGAATATGTGGCTTCAAAACTAAATTTCACCCAGAGTTATTATGCTAAAATGGAAAATGGAGAAGCCGATATTTCCGTTAGAAATTTACTGTTACTACTTGATATATTAGAAATTGAACCTGTTGACTTTTTTAAAGAAGTAAAGAGGAAAAAGAAATCTCAAAAATAA
- a CDS encoding shikimate kinase: MKKIILLGYMGSGKSTIAEKLSGLIQIPFVDLDKSIEAKAGMSINQIFETFGEVYFRKLEHDVFVELLATSENQIIGLGGGTPCYANNHELLKGKGITSIYLKASVETLFNRLSHNKSKRPIVANKSEAELQEFIAKHLFDRSYYYNQAEYKVAVDAKSIDETVADIISILA, translated from the coding sequence ATGAAAAAAATTATATTATTAGGATATATGGGGTCTGGCAAATCAACCATAGCCGAAAAACTCTCAGGGTTAATCCAAATCCCTTTTGTTGATTTAGACAAAAGTATTGAAGCCAAAGCTGGAATGTCAATCAACCAAATTTTCGAAACTTTTGGAGAAGTCTATTTTAGAAAATTAGAACACGATGTTTTTGTCGAATTGCTCGCTACATCCGAAAATCAAATCATTGGTTTAGGTGGAGGTACACCTTGTTATGCCAATAATCATGAATTGTTAAAAGGCAAGGGAATTACTTCTATTTATTTGAAAGCATCAGTAGAAACATTGTTTAATAGATTGTCTCACAATAAAAGTAAACGTCCCATAGTAGCTAATAAATCAGAAGCTGAGCTACAAGAGTTTATTGCAAAGCACCTATTTGATCGCAGTTATTATTATAATCAAGCCGAATATAAAGTAGCTGTAGATGCAAAATCAATTGATGAAACGGTTGCCGATATTATATCAATTTTAGCTTAA
- a CDS encoding phosphoribosyltransferase domain-containing protein: protein MSQNIILTHQEIEHKIKRIAYQIYETFVDEEEIVIAGIATNGFIFAQKIATALQEIATLKIALCEVNVNKIHPEAPIQTSLSKEEYANKGLIVVDDVLNSGTTLIYAVRHFLDVPLTKFKTAVLVDRNHKKYPVKADFKGISLSTSLLEHVRVVFDDNGQNSAYLS, encoded by the coding sequence ATGAGCCAAAACATCATCTTAACCCATCAAGAAATTGAGCATAAAATCAAACGTATTGCTTATCAAATCTATGAGACATTTGTTGATGAAGAAGAAATTGTCATTGCAGGCATTGCTACAAACGGATTCATTTTTGCTCAAAAAATTGCAACTGCTTTACAAGAAATTGCAACTCTAAAAATTGCTTTGTGCGAGGTGAATGTCAACAAAATACATCCCGAAGCGCCAATTCAAACTTCACTATCCAAAGAAGAATACGCTAACAAAGGATTAATTGTAGTAGATGATGTTCTCAATTCAGGAACAACTTTAATTTATGCAGTGAGACACTTTTTAGATGTTCCATTAACTAAATTCAAAACAGCTGTTTTAGTAGATCGAAATCATAAGAAATATCCAGTCAAAGCTGATTTTAAAGGCATCTCTTTGTCTACTTCATTATTAGAACATGTGCGTGTTGTTTTTGATGATAACGGACAAAATTCAGCTTATTTAAGCTAA
- a CDS encoding RNA-binding S4 domain-containing protein, translated as MRIDKYLWCVRYYKTRNMVTEACKKNHVTVNGQIAKPSREVYPTDKITFRKDQITQIITVLDIPESRVGAKLVDIYRRNDTPAEAFAHLELLKLSKEHYRKTGTGRPTKKDRRDIDEYGNEIPEDLEEDFL; from the coding sequence ATGCGAATAGACAAATATTTATGGTGTGTGCGGTATTATAAGACGAGAAACATGGTTACAGAAGCTTGTAAAAAAAATCATGTCACCGTAAATGGACAAATCGCAAAGCCCTCTCGAGAGGTTTATCCAACCGACAAAATCACATTTAGAAAAGACCAAATCACACAAATTATAACCGTTTTAGATATTCCTGAAAGTCGTGTTGGAGCAAAATTAGTAGACATCTATCGACGAAATGACACGCCTGCTGAAGCCTTTGCGCATTTAGAATTATTAAAATTATCCAAAGAGCATTACCGAAAAACAGGAACGGGGCGTCCTACTAAAAAAGACCGAAGAGATATAGACGAATATGGAAATGAAATTCCAGAAGATCTTGAAGAAGACTTTTTGTAA
- a CDS encoding FKBP-type peptidyl-prolyl cis-trans isomerase: MNKFKYYFIVLVTSLSLFSCSKDNAIQTEVIREYSTQYTTDLATIEEYLKTTYFTVVNHPGFADDQDIIITKIPTGGTQASIWSYLNNTSFPKLLSRDVKLHDITYKIYYLVLREGTGDKPTNVDGVLASYRGDYLTKVAATTTTAASLTVTQFEESKNPQSFFSLTNTIIGWSEIFPQFKKGTYTANADGTVSYSGFGAGVMFLPSGVAYYASGSGSIPSYSPLVFSFKLYEIQRLDQDSDGIPSYLEDLNGDGYMYDFRNTINYPTAIASNSDDTDADGIPNYLDVDDDGDNYTTKLEIKDPISGLSIPFATIPDCSGNTTNSARIKKHLDKNCH; encoded by the coding sequence ATGAACAAATTTAAGTATTATTTTATTGTATTAGTAACAAGCCTTTCTTTATTTTCTTGTTCCAAAGATAATGCAATTCAAACAGAAGTAATTAGAGAATACTCGACACAATATACTACTGATTTAGCAACTATTGAAGAATACCTTAAAACTACTTATTTCACTGTAGTTAACCATCCTGGTTTTGCGGATGATCAAGATATAATTATCACTAAAATTCCTACTGGCGGAACACAAGCTTCAATCTGGTCGTATTTAAACAATACTTCTTTTCCGAAATTGCTTAGTAGAGATGTAAAGCTACACGATATTACTTATAAAATATATTATTTAGTATTGAGAGAAGGTACCGGAGATAAACCAACTAATGTCGATGGTGTTTTGGCTTCTTATAGAGGGGACTATTTGACTAAAGTGGCCGCAACAACTACTACAGCAGCATCCTTAACAGTGACACAATTTGAAGAGTCTAAAAATCCACAAAGCTTTTTTAGTTTGACTAATACAATTATTGGTTGGTCAGAAATTTTTCCTCAATTTAAAAAAGGTACTTACACGGCAAACGCAGACGGAACAGTTTCGTATTCTGGTTTTGGAGCCGGAGTTATGTTCTTGCCATCAGGTGTAGCTTATTATGCATCTGGTAGTGGTTCAATTCCTTCTTACAGCCCTTTGGTTTTTAGCTTTAAACTATACGAAATTCAACGATTGGATCAAGATTCAGATGGTATTCCTTCGTATTTAGAAGATTTGAACGGAGATGGTTATATGTACGATTTTAGAAATACTATTAATTATCCAACTGCTATAGCATCTAATTCCGATGATACCGATGCTGATGGAATTCCAAATTATCTTGATGTAGATGATGATGGCGATAATTACACCACAAAATTAGAAATTAAAGATCCTATAAGTGGATTAAGTATTCCATTTGCAACTATTCCTGATTGTAGTGGTAATACAACCAATAGTGCAAGAATTAAAAAGCATTTAGATAAAAACTGTCACTAA
- a CDS encoding transketolase family protein: MKKYTNTGSKDTRSGFGAGMTELGQKNENVVALCADLIGSLKFDDFKKNHPERFFQIGIAEANMIGIAAGLTIGGKIPFTGTFASFSTGRVYDQIRQSVAYSEKNVKICASHAGLTLGEDGATHQILEDIGLMKMLPGMTVINTCDYNQTKAATIALADHHGPAYLRFGRPVVPNFMPADEPFVIGKAILLNEGTDVTIVATGHLVWEALVAAEALEAKGISAEVINIHTIKPLDEEAILKSLAKTKCIVTAEEHNILGGLGESVSRVLALHHPAPQEFVAVNDSFGESGTPEQLMEKYKLNNQAIVAAAEKVIKRK; the protein is encoded by the coding sequence ATGAAAAAATATACAAATACAGGAAGTAAAGATACTCGTTCAGGTTTTGGAGCGGGAATGACTGAATTAGGTCAAAAAAATGAAAATGTAGTAGCGCTTTGTGCGGACTTAATTGGATCATTAAAATTTGACGATTTCAAAAAGAATCACCCAGAACGTTTTTTCCAAATTGGAATTGCTGAAGCCAATATGATTGGAATTGCAGCAGGACTAACTATTGGTGGTAAAATTCCTTTTACAGGTACTTTTGCTAGTTTCTCAACAGGACGTGTGTACGATCAAATTCGTCAATCAGTTGCTTATTCTGAGAAAAACGTAAAAATTTGTGCTTCTCACGCTGGATTAACTCTTGGAGAAGATGGCGCAACACACCAAATTTTAGAAGATATTGGCTTAATGAAAATGTTGCCAGGAATGACCGTAATCAATACTTGCGATTACAACCAAACCAAAGCGGCTACTATTGCACTGGCAGATCATCACGGACCAGCCTACTTGCGTTTTGGACGTCCAGTTGTGCCTAACTTTATGCCGGCTGACGAACCTTTCGTAATCGGGAAAGCCATTCTTTTAAATGAAGGTACCGATGTAACTATTGTAGCTACTGGACACTTAGTTTGGGAAGCTTTAGTTGCTGCCGAAGCATTAGAAGCAAAAGGAATCTCTGCCGAAGTAATCAACATCCATACTATTAAACCATTGGACGAAGAAGCTATTTTAAAATCATTGGCCAAAACAAAATGTATCGTTACTGCTGAAGAACATAACATTTTAGGAGGTTTAGGCGAAAGTGTTTCTAGAGTATTGGCTTTACATCATCCAGCTCCACAAGAATTTGTAGCGGTAAATGATAGTTTTGGTGAATCAGGTACACCAGAACAATTGATGGAAAAATACAAGTTAAACAATCAAGCGATTGTGGCTGCTGCAGAAAAAGTGATCAAAAGAAAATAA
- a CDS encoding transketolase, which yields MKPNTQQLNDLTIQVRRDILRMVHAVNSGHPGGSLGCTEFLVALYQNLMERKEGFDMDGIGEDLFFLSNGHISPVFYSVLARSGYFPVAELATFRLINCRLQGHPTTHDGLPGIRMASGSLGQGLSVGIGAAQAKKLNNDKHLVYTLHGDGELQEGQNWEAIMYASAKKVDNLIATVDLNGKQIDGTTDEVLCMGSLKAKFEAFDWDVLEIKEGNNLEAIIAGMNDAKSRTGKGKPVCVLLHTEMGNGVDFMMHTHAWHGKAPNDAQLEQALAQNTSTLADY from the coding sequence ATGAAGCCTAACACACAACAATTAAACGATTTAACTATCCAAGTTAGAAGAGATATTCTTCGAATGGTACACGCTGTCAATTCAGGTCATCCTGGAGGATCTTTGGGTTGTACTGAATTTTTAGTAGCCTTGTACCAAAACCTAATGGAACGCAAAGAAGGTTTTGATATGGACGGAATTGGAGAAGATCTTTTCTTCCTTTCTAACGGACATATTTCTCCCGTTTTTTATAGCGTTCTAGCAAGAAGCGGTTATTTTCCTGTGGCTGAATTAGCGACTTTCCGTTTAATCAATTGTAGATTACAAGGTCACCCAACTACACATGATGGTTTACCTGGAATCCGAATGGCTTCTGGTTCTCTTGGACAAGGATTATCTGTTGGAATTGGTGCGGCTCAAGCCAAAAAACTAAACAATGACAAACACCTAGTATATACTTTACATGGGGATGGTGAATTACAAGAAGGACAAAACTGGGAAGCCATTATGTATGCTTCAGCAAAAAAAGTAGACAACCTTATTGCTACAGTTGACCTTAATGGAAAACAAATCGATGGTACTACTGACGAAGTATTGTGTATGGGTAGTTTAAAAGCAAAATTTGAAGCTTTTGATTGGGATGTATTAGAAATCAAAGAAGGAAATAATCTAGAGGCAATCATTGCAGGAATGAACGATGCAAAATCTCGAACTGGAAAAGGAAAACCAGTTTGCGTTTTATTGCATACAGAAATGGGTAACGGAGTTGATTTCATGATGCATACGCATGCTTGGCACGGTAAAGCACCAAATGATGCGCAACTAGAACAAGCTTTAGCACAAAATACTTCAACATTAGCTGATTACTAA
- a CDS encoding rhodanese-like domain-containing protein: MITLLKKILGLGPSVNFAELAQQGAIVLDVRSKAEFSGGHIKGSVNIPVQVLQNNLGQLKDKNKTIITCCASGMRSASAKSILKSNGFTSVHNGGGWSSLQSKL; the protein is encoded by the coding sequence ATGATCACACTATTAAAAAAAATTTTAGGTTTAGGACCCAGCGTTAATTTTGCTGAATTAGCACAACAAGGAGCAATTGTATTAGATGTACGTTCAAAAGCAGAATTTTCAGGAGGACATATTAAAGGGTCTGTGAATATTCCAGTACAAGTATTACAAAATAATTTAGGTCAACTGAAAGACAAAAACAAAACCATCATCACCTGTTGCGCTTCGGGAATGCGAAGTGCTTCGGCAAAAAGCATACTAAAATCGAATGGATTTACTTCCGTTCATAATGGAGGCGGCTGGTCTAGTTTGCAATCCAAATTATAA
- a CDS encoding rhodanese-like domain-containing protein codes for MTLENIIKEKKGTIVDVRSHEEFMGGHVAGSINIPLQTIPERVEELKDLHSPLILCCASGNRSGQAQHYLSQQGLDCYNGGSWLDVNYYQSK; via the coding sequence ATGACTTTAGAAAACATCATCAAAGAAAAAAAAGGTACGATAGTCGACGTACGTTCTCACGAAGAATTTATGGGTGGGCATGTGGCAGGCTCTATCAATATTCCACTGCAAACAATTCCAGAACGAGTTGAAGAATTAAAAGATTTACATTCACCATTAATTCTATGCTGTGCTTCTGGGAATAGAAGTGGGCAAGCGCAACATTACCTTTCACAACAAGGATTGGATTGTTACAATGGAGGTTCCTGGCTAGATGTTAACTACTATCAATCAAAATAA
- a CDS encoding heavy-metal-associated domain-containing protein, with protein MKTEEIKIANLKCGGCATTIKKELLELIGVDEVKVDKDNDSVSVTYSEEIRETILHRLHQLGYPEATEKNGLLLQLKSYSSCMIGKINNL; from the coding sequence ATGAAAACAGAGGAAATAAAAATCGCAAATCTTAAATGTGGAGGTTGTGCTACCACAATAAAAAAAGAACTATTAGAGTTGATTGGAGTTGATGAAGTTAAAGTAGACAAAGACAACGATTCAGTATCCGTAACTTACTCGGAAGAAATACGGGAGACTATTTTACACCGTTTGCACCAACTTGGTTATCCAGAAGCTACCGAAAAAAATGGATTGCTTTTACAACTAAAAAGTTACTCTAGTTGTATGATTGGCAAAATCAATAATTTATAA
- a CDS encoding SGNH/GDSL hydrolase family protein: protein MKKSIIYLLLIFIGMSETSFAQDWANLAKYETENSQLPPKQSGKKRIVLMGDSITEFWSQIQPDFFTNTSYINRGISGQTTPQMLIRFRPDVLNLHPDVVLILAGVNDIAGNTGPTTLAKIFGNIQSMVELAKANKIKVILCSVLPANNFYWRPNDQAAENIFQLNQMIQTYAKQQHIPYVNYHSAMADAQKGLPKEFSEDGVHPNLKGYQTMQPLLEKAVQDILSK, encoded by the coding sequence ATGAAAAAGTCGATCATTTATTTACTACTTATCTTTATTGGTATGTCTGAAACATCATTTGCTCAAGATTGGGCTAATTTAGCAAAATACGAAACCGAAAACAGCCAACTACCACCTAAACAATCTGGTAAAAAAAGAATTGTATTAATGGGTGATTCCATTACGGAGTTTTGGTCACAAATTCAGCCCGATTTTTTTACAAATACATCCTATATCAACAGAGGAATTAGTGGTCAAACCACACCCCAAATGTTGATTCGATTTAGACCTGATGTGCTAAATTTACATCCCGATGTAGTCTTAATTTTAGCCGGGGTAAATGACATTGCAGGCAATACCGGACCTACTACCCTTGCGAAAATTTTTGGTAATATTCAATCTATGGTTGAATTGGCAAAAGCCAATAAAATTAAAGTAATTCTTTGTTCCGTTTTACCTGCCAATAATTTTTATTGGCGACCGAACGATCAAGCTGCCGAAAACATTTTTCAATTGAATCAAATGATTCAAACGTATGCAAAACAACAACATATCCCTTATGTTAATTATCATTCTGCGATGGCTGACGCCCAAAAAGGTTTGCCAAAAGAATTTTCTGAAGACGGTGTACATCCCAATTTAAAAGGGTATCAAACCATGCAACCCTTGCTGGAAAAAGCAGTTCAAGATATCTTGTCAAAATAA
- the cysM gene encoding cysteine synthase CysM, with amino-acid sequence MEPKKLIELIGNTPLVISRNLIQNPNVQLLLKLEGNNPGGSVKDRAAYNMIASAVERGEIKKGDTLIEATSGNTGIALAMIAQLFDIKIELVLPEDSTKERTQTMLAYGAKVTQTPASTGIIGSRDYVNKKMEEGGYVMLNQFANEDNWKAHYKTTGPEIWRDTNETITHFVATMGTTGTIMGTSTYLKEQNKNIQIIGVQPTDGSQIPGIRKWPQEYLPKIFDASKVDVVMEVSEQEAREMTQRLAKEEGIFAGMSSGGSVATAIKVANQLESGVVVAIICDRGDRYLSSDLFD; translated from the coding sequence ATGGAACCCAAAAAATTAATAGAACTAATTGGCAACACCCCTCTAGTAATTAGCCGTAATTTAATTCAAAACCCGAATGTTCAATTACTACTAAAATTAGAAGGAAATAATCCGGGAGGAAGTGTTAAAGATCGTGCTGCTTATAATATGATCGCTTCGGCGGTAGAACGAGGGGAAATCAAAAAAGGCGATACACTCATTGAAGCTACCAGTGGCAACACCGGAATTGCCTTAGCAATGATTGCACAATTATTTGATATAAAAATCGAATTGGTTTTACCTGAAGACTCTACCAAAGAACGTACTCAAACCATGTTGGCTTATGGTGCAAAAGTTACTCAAACTCCGGCCAGCACAGGTATCATTGGTTCTCGAGATTATGTCAATAAAAAAATGGAAGAAGGGGGCTATGTCATGCTCAATCAGTTTGCCAATGAGGACAACTGGAAAGCTCATTATAAAACCACAGGTCCGGAAATTTGGAGAGATACTAATGAAACTATTACCCATTTTGTTGCAACTATGGGAACTACAGGGACAATCATGGGTACCTCTACCTATTTAAAAGAACAAAATAAAAATATTCAAATCATTGGAGTACAACCCACTGATGGATCACAAATTCCCGGGATTCGAAAATGGCCACAAGAGTACTTACCTAAAATATTTGATGCCTCAAAGGTGGATGTAGTGATGGAAGTAAGCGAACAAGAAGCGAGAGAAATGACCCAACGTTTAGCTAAAGAGGAAGGAATCTTCGCCGGAATGAGTAGTGGCGGATCTGTAGCTACAGCAATTAAAGTTGCCAATCAATTGGAATCCGGAGTGGTAGTTGCTATTATTTGTGATCGTGGAGATCGTTATTTATCTTCTGATTTATTTGACTAA
- the epsC gene encoding serine O-acetyltransferase EpsC, with protein sequence MTKNQIIQNINLLKSDFSTNYSIKTKTETFTEKLFYTLFDGSAPLDKSIDELELLFKEISAIACKKPSDLCDSIWNKFLAALPSVLEKLNQDAAYILENDPASNSLEEVYLAYPGFYAIAIYRLSHELYLLDLLLFSRLMSEYAHRITGTDIHAGAEIASPFFVDHATGIVIGETTVIEKNVKIYQGVTLGALSITKEMKNSKRHPTVEEEVCIYANATILGGNTIIGKGSVVGGNSWVTKSIPANSIVTNTTTTEVKVKEKK encoded by the coding sequence GTGACTAAAAATCAGATTATCCAAAATATCAATTTGTTGAAAAGTGATTTTTCAACCAATTACAGTATCAAAACAAAGACAGAAACCTTTACAGAAAAACTTTTCTACACCTTGTTTGACGGGAGTGCTCCATTGGATAAAAGCATTGACGAACTGGAACTGCTTTTTAAAGAAATTTCAGCAATAGCTTGCAAAAAACCTTCTGATTTGTGCGATTCGATATGGAATAAATTCCTTGCTGCTTTACCTTCTGTTTTAGAAAAATTAAATCAAGATGCTGCTTACATTTTAGAAAACGATCCCGCTTCGAATAGTTTAGAAGAAGTGTATTTGGCCTATCCGGGATTCTATGCGATTGCGATTTACCGCTTGAGCCACGAATTGTATTTGCTAGATTTACTTTTGTTTTCTCGTTTAATGAGCGAATATGCGCATCGAATTACCGGAACTGATATTCATGCTGGAGCTGAAATAGCTTCGCCCTTTTTTGTAGATCACGCCACAGGCATTGTAATAGGAGAAACTACTGTGATTGAAAAAAATGTAAAAATTTATCAAGGAGTAACTCTTGGAGCGCTTAGCATCACCAAAGAGATGAAAAATTCAAAAAGACATCCAACTGTCGAAGAAGAGGTTTGCATTTATGCCAATGCCACTATTTTAGGCGGAAATACTATTATTGGAAAAGGAAGTGTTGTAGGAGGAAACTCATGGGTAACTAAATCTATTCCTGCCAATTCGATCGTTACCAATACCACTACTACAGAAGTAAAAGTTAAAGAAAAAAAATAG
- a CDS encoding NRAMP family divalent metal transporter: MKRNISTKLKHFWKLLGPGLITGASDDDPSGIATYSQAGAAFGLSTLWTGLLAFPLMAAIQQMCAKIGLVTSLGLTGALKKHYPRPVLYLMLLFSFPAIVMNIGADIAGMGAVGNLLFPSIDATFFSVFFTMLLLVLIIYLPYLKIAATLKYLCIVLLVYLIVPFMYDQDWGLIAKKTFIPTLEFNKEFVAILVGILGTTISPYLFFWQATMEVEEMKHKNHLVVNKRIINEMKQDVDFGMTFSGLVMYFIILTTGTVLYNGGVHQIDTVEQAAIALKPLAGNLAYLLFAIGVIGTGLLAIPVLSGALSYIITETFGWEQGLDKKFHEAKAFYVVIAISLVLGLSLNYIGISPIKALIYTAILYGMTAPVLIAIILHISNNKSIMGDYTNTLKANIFGFMALIIMSLASLVLLYLQFIDSN; the protein is encoded by the coding sequence ATGAAAAGGAATATAAGTACTAAACTAAAACATTTTTGGAAGCTGCTTGGGCCCGGTTTAATAACCGGCGCTAGTGACGATGATCCATCGGGAATAGCCACCTATTCTCAGGCAGGAGCTGCTTTTGGTTTGTCAACTTTATGGACTGGGCTTTTGGCTTTCCCTCTGATGGCCGCTATTCAGCAAATGTGTGCTAAAATAGGTTTGGTAACTTCTTTGGGCTTAACGGGGGCTTTGAAAAAACATTATCCTAGACCCGTTTTGTATTTGATGTTGTTATTTAGTTTCCCGGCAATTGTCATGAATATTGGTGCTGATATAGCCGGAATGGGAGCTGTTGGGAATTTATTATTTCCATCCATAGATGCGACATTTTTTAGTGTTTTTTTTACCATGCTTTTGTTGGTTTTGATTATTTATTTGCCCTATTTAAAAATTGCAGCCACTTTAAAATACCTCTGTATAGTGCTTTTAGTCTATTTAATTGTGCCGTTTATGTATGATCAAGATTGGGGATTAATAGCCAAGAAAACCTTTATACCTACTTTAGAATTCAATAAAGAATTTGTTGCAATTCTTGTTGGGATATTGGGCACTACGATTTCTCCTTATCTTTTCTTTTGGCAAGCAACCATGGAAGTTGAAGAGATGAAACATAAAAATCATCTGGTGGTGAATAAAAGAATTATCAACGAGATGAAACAAGATGTTGATTTTGGAATGACTTTTTCAGGATTAGTGATGTATTTTATCATACTTACTACTGGAACCGTTTTGTATAATGGAGGCGTTCATCAAATAGATACTGTCGAACAGGCGGCTATTGCTCTGAAACCATTAGCCGGTAATTTGGCCTATTTGCTGTTTGCTATTGGAGTTATTGGAACCGGATTATTAGCTATTCCAGTTTTGAGTGGTGCATTGTCTTACATTATTACTGAAACTTTTGGGTGGGAACAAGGATTGGATAAAAAATTCCATGAGGCTAAAGCATTTTACGTGGTGATTGCTATTTCGCTAGTACTAGGCTTATCTTTAAATTATATAGGAATATCACCAATTAAAGCATTAATTTATACTGCTATTCTATATGGTATGACTGCCCCGGTTTTAATTGCAATTATTCTTCATATCAGTAATAATAAAAGTATTATGGGAGACTATACCAATACTCTAAAGGCAAATATCTTTGGATTTATGGCTTTAATTATAATGTCATTAGCTTCATTGGTATTGCTTTACTTGCAATTTATTGATTCGAATTAA
- a CDS encoding DUF2752 domain-containing protein, with protein sequence MFPCISKTLFGIECLGCGFQRAFAFLLEGNFEAAFDMYPAIYTSLILLFFIGLHFVDSKRNYKKTLTVFITLNGIIMIGGYYYKHFL encoded by the coding sequence ATGTTTCCCTGCATCAGTAAAACACTATTCGGAATAGAGTGTTTAGGATGTGGTTTTCAACGTGCTTTTGCATTCCTTTTGGAAGGTAATTTTGAAGCAGCATTTGACATGTATCCTGCTATTTATACCTCTCTTATTTTACTTTTCTTTATTGGTCTTCACTTTGTAGATTCGAAACGAAATTATAAAAAAACACTAACTGTATTCATAACCCTTAATGGAATCATAATGATTGGCGGATATTATTACAAACACTTTTTATAA
- a CDS encoding Smr/MutS family protein, with amino-acid sequence MLSKGDEVSVLDEAVNGQVLSVNGEQVTIESTDGFVMTFNVNELIKVNDSSNLMDSIKSFNSGEIKKEKEIPKPRSFVKERREKREVGVPEFDLHIEKLVPNKRGMSNYDILTLQSETAKRHLDFAIRNRIPKIVFIHGVGEGVLKAELDFLFGRYENISFQDANYQKYGLGATEVYIKQNNK; translated from the coding sequence ATGCTGAGTAAAGGAGATGAGGTTTCTGTTTTAGATGAGGCGGTCAACGGACAAGTATTATCTGTTAATGGAGAGCAGGTTACAATAGAATCTACGGACGGATTTGTGATGACATTTAATGTCAACGAATTGATTAAAGTAAACGATTCCAGTAACTTAATGGATTCTATCAAAAGTTTTAATTCAGGAGAAATAAAAAAAGAAAAAGAGATTCCAAAACCCAGAAGTTTCGTGAAAGAGCGCAGAGAAAAACGCGAAGTTGGTGTGCCTGAATTCGATTTACACATTGAAAAATTAGTTCCAAACAAAAGAGGAATGTCTAATTATGACATCTTAACTTTGCAATCAGAAACAGCTAAGAGACATCTTGATTTTGCCATCCGAAATCGGATTCCAAAAATCGTTTTTATCCATGGAGTTGGTGAAGGGGTTTTAAAAGCGGAGTTGGATTTTTTATTTGGCCGATATGAAAATATTTCATTCCAAGATGCCAATTATCAAAAATATGGTTTAGGTGCAACTGAAGTATATATTAAGCAAAATAACAAATAA